Part of the Elgaria multicarinata webbii isolate HBS135686 ecotype San Diego chromosome 5, rElgMul1.1.pri, whole genome shotgun sequence genome, cctataaagccttacacggcttgggaccacaatacctgatggaacacctctcccgacgtgaatatacccggtcactacgttcaacaactaaggtcctcctccaggtgcctactccgagagaggctcggagtgtggcaacgagggacagggccttttcagtggtggcccccagactatggaacgatctccctgacgaggctcacctggcaccaacgctgctatctttccggcgccaggttaagactttcctctttgcccaggcatatggcggcacatcttaatcactcacatgtttagctttttaacggtttttaatgctttatgggtgtatgttctgtgttttagaattttaaattttgtatacttgtttttatctcattttagaatttctgtaaaccacccagagagctctagctatgggggtggtatataaatgtaataaataaaataaataaatagctccaaGTAATCTCACCAGCTTGCGGATTTCACCATGCTACAGATCCTTCGACTGGGCTGGGCAGTAGCGGCACGGTGCTACCGTAGTTCCAGTCTTTCCGGGGTGAAGGGTTTcacaaggtggtgctgggggacatCTGCTCCAGCCCATGGCCAGGGTCACATTCTGTCCCTTTTGGCTTTCAACATCTGCATGGAACCGCTGGGGGAATCCCTCCAAGGTTTGGGCTGAGGTGCCACCAATGTGCGAGTGACACTCAGGCCTAGCTCTCCTTCCCTCCGAGTGATCctaggggtggggggacgggacggccCTGAAATCTTGAAGTGATGCCCAGAGGGGCTTGGGGGATGGATCATGGCAGCAAGCAGGCGGAGTCTTAATCCACACAAGGTGGAAGGACTGTGGGTGAAGAAgacctagttaggcctcatctagagtattgcgtccagttctgggctccacaattcaagaaggacgtagacaagctggagcgtgttcagaggaggacaaccaggatgatcagaggtctggaaacaaagccctttgaggagagactgaaagaactgggcatgtttagcctggagaagagaagatggaggggagacatgagagcactcttcaaatgagagcttcggctattgggcggtataaaaatgtaataaataaataaataaataaataaataaaaatactcgaaaggttgccacacagaggagggccaggatctcttctcgatcctcccagagtgcaggacacggaataatggactcaagttaaaggaagccagattccagctggacatcaggaaaaacttcctgactgttagagcagtacgacaatggaaccagttacctagggaggtggtgggctctcccacactagaggccttcaagaggcagctggacaaccctctgtcagggatgctttagggtggattcctgtattgagcagggggttggactggatggccttgtaggtaccttccagctctgctattctatgattctatgattctaagggtgcTGGGCGTGTCCAAGTGGCCCTGGGCTGGACTCCAGAATCGGCTGTCAGCGTTCGTCCACACAAATGCTGCCTGTGGAGCAACCTCATCCATACAAGGGACAAAGCAGCAAACCGTCTTACAAGAATCTTTGACAAGTAAgattgcgtgtgtgtgcgtgagtgtaAAATATACTTCTATACACTGAAAGTACTGTATAACAAGCACAACGAATGgctgtgacccacccagagaactttggctttggggcaatatagaaatgaaatgaaataagcaaaaagcaaaaacagattctCGCAAGGAAGGAGCTGACCAGCCTCAGGCGTCCCAACAAACACCCGCAAAAACACGTGTTTAACAGGCCGAGGAAGAGCCCTGAGCAACGGCCTGCTTAGCCAGCCACTCTGGGGCAGAAATTCTGCAGGATCAGCGCTGGGGCTGGGACTGGGAAAGACGAGGCGTGCAAAAGCCACTTCCACACTCCAGGGAAATGACCACCCCCGTCTGTTGTGCTTAATGTGTGTTTAATGGAGAATGTGCAGAAACAACTCAGCTGGCTGCATGCCTTCCCTCAAAGGCACGGGGCCCGCGCATGGCCCGGTCAACACGCCGGGTCCCCGAATGGCCAACTGACGCTCGAAGCTCCAATCAAAGGCAAGGGGCCGTTTCCCTCTCTTCACCAGGCAGAGCGCCCAGCGCCCAGCCCAGAAGAGacatcttctgctgcccccacgGTCTCCCTGGGGTTCTCCAGCCAAGAAGGACATGTGCTTCCAAGGAGGGATACCTAGGCTAGGCTGAggagggcaggggtggtggtgtctgTGGTGGCGACAGCTCCAGATCCTGGCTCTCCTGCGGTGCTCAGTGGAAGAGCTGGTTTGGGGACGGTCCTGAAGGTGTCGCCCCCCACATCCACTGCAAACCACCCACAGGCCccggttagaatcatagaatcatagaatagcagagttggaaggggcctacaaggccatcgagtccaaccccctgctcaatgcaggaatccaccctaaagcatccctgacagagggttacgGCAAGAACAGCAGGATGGCAGCCATCCTTCTGTGCTGGGGCGGCATCAAGCAAACACTGTGCTGAGCAGGGCTGCTGCcatgtgaggggggggggcaggcagcgtGTAGATCCTGCAAAGCCCGCAGGAAGTCGGTGGCAGACGCCATGTTCCTGCTGCGGCGTGGGCAAAGCCTTGTCCTGCTGGTAGTAAAtaactgataaaaggaaggaagaaacccCCCCTCCCGCTGAGCTCCAATGCCTCTCAAGAGCCAGTTATCTTGGCCTCCTGCTCAGCCAGCACAGCCGCACCCCCCAGGAGTGGCagcagctgccgccgcctcccctcctgctccccaGCCCCAGCCACACTGCTACTGCCAGCCCCAGCTACAGACACGCCCAgacgtggaggaggaggaggaggaggaggaggaggagagggagggtcATGGCAGGGTATAAAAGTCTGGCCAAGGGGACCTCTGCTCAGCTCCCGAACTTTCCTCAGCCAAGAGAAACACCCGACCTCCATCATCCACCATGGTGCACTGGACCGCCGAAGAGAAGCAGTACATTCAAGGCCTTTGGAGCAAGGTCGACGTTGCTTCCATCGGGGGCGAGGCCCTTGCCACGTAAGCCCACTTGCGCGGGCGGCCGTTGCTTCGTTGGGATAGGCCGGGCgctcctctccctcccaggtAACCAGGTGTGTCtcgctctctcccctccctgcagccTGCTCTTCGTCtatccctggacccagaggttcTTCCAGGACTTTGGGAACCTCTCCAGTTATGCCGCCATCAGTAGCAACGCCAAGGTCAAGGCCCACGGCAAGAAGGTGTTCAACGCCTTCGGGGAAGGCGTCAAGCACCTGGACAACATCAAGGAGACGTTCGCCAAGCTGAGCGAGCTGCACTGCGACAAGCTGCACGTGGACCCCGAGAACTTCAGGGTGAGGCGCCCCCCCTTCTTTGAGGGACTGccctgcgtgtgtgtgcgtgtggtgcgtgcgtgtgtgcctGCGTGCGTAGCTACTATCACTGCCACCAACCCTTGCCTCAGCGAGGGGGCTCGTGGAGGGGTGGGCATCTGTGCGGGTGAGAGGACGTCACCGCCATCTTTCAAAACTGCCCTGCGGTTCGTTCCCGGCCGTCCTGCTCCCTTTGTGCATTCAACCCAGCTGAGCGGCGCTGCCCCGGGACagccaagccccccaccccctctctaaTGACAACTCTTCGCATTCGtctgctcccccgccccccttcCATTATCTAGAGCTTTTCAACACGTACAACGTTTCATATTCGTCGTCGTTGCGAAGGGCTTGTCTCTGGTCAGACAAGAAGCTGCCATCCGAGGTGGAACCTGAACCCAGGGCTCTAGGGCCAGTTCACCCTTGTGAATGGCTAATGGCCAAATCCCGGCAGGGAATACGCCTGGCTGAGAGCGGCCCGTGGTTTCCCAGCAGTAACCTGATGACTCCCTCCACATCACGGctcctgggttttgtttttctgctgTGGGGAAACCACAGCCCTTGCGTTCGGGGGACAGGGTGGCTGGCCGAGGGCTCTCCAGGCCTCCGGCTCCCCAAGCACCCGGGGGCTCACGCGCgctctcctcttctcttccagctCCTGGGTGACGTCCTCATTACGCTCCTAGCGGCCCACTACGGGAAGGAGTTCAACGCGTGCTACCATGCTGCGTTTCAGAAGCTGGTCAGCGTGGTGTCCCACGCTCTGGCCCACCGGTACCACTAAAGCGCCTTGAGGGAGGAGCCGAGGCCCCGCGTTCCCCTGGCCGGCCGCGGAGAACCCCCTTCCAGCCCTCAGTGGCAAATTCCAGCTAATAAAATTCACCCTCTGCAATCTGAACTGACGCTGCGTCTCTCTGTGGGCGATGCTGGCAGTGAGGCcttcaagggtggggggagggagggggctgagaGCCCCACGAAGGTGGCCTGGCAACCTGTCGAGCATGGGGGAGgcttgcggggtgtgtgtgtgtgtgtgcgtgtcaaACCCATGGGGAGGGCTAAGCCATAAGAGTGGTTTCGGGACATGGGAGCGTCTCCACCCTGGTGACTTCCTGCTCACTGGCTAATCCTGCACCACCAGCCTCTCCAGGGCTgcggggggtgggagggtgggggtctctctcctcctcctgtccccACACTGCTTTTCAGGCCCGTTTTCCTGGGCGCCAGCTGTCCTTCCTGGCCAGGGACTGCCCCCACTCTCGTTTTTCTGGAACTTGCCTCTGGTCCAGCTGCgccttttggggaggggtgtgtgtgtgtgtcagggtggggggcactttcAGAACACAAACAAGCCAGCCCAGCGGGCATTGCGTTTCTCTGGCTTCTGCCCCTTCCTCAAGCCTTTAGACATTCCataaatgagggggggggggagcggcggCCCCTTCTCTGCCTTCCCGGCCCCTCGGACGCCCCTTCGGGCCTCCCTGGAAGGCCAATGTTGTGCACGTTGCGTGGATCCCCACATCAGCACTTCCCTTGCGGGATTCAACCCCTTTGGCCACGCggctcgctcccccccccccccgtgcttcaGGGTCGACAAAGACAAGGGGCAGCAGGCAGACTTTGAGCCCCGAGGTGGGGCGGGCAGGGGCTGtccgtggggaggggggagcgtgTAACTGTCCATGCGTAACCTTTGGGGTGAGGGAGCCTAGGGCAGTCCCACGCTGCGCCCTTCCTGGGTCTCCTACCCAGGGAGGAAGAGTGCAGCCCAGAGGTCTCGGGCTAGAGTCTGGCTCGCTGGCCTGTCTCAGAGCCACGGGCGGCCCTGGCTGCGTGACACGCAGCCCGAGCTGCGCAGAGAAGCTGGTGCCCTGCTGCTCTCTCCCACAGGCCCAGGCACTGGCACCGGCCAGGAGGAAACGGCCCTCCGGCCCGCCCTCCCTGCCTGTGCAAGGAGACCAGCCAGCAGGCTTCCTTCCGGGCAGAAGAGGAAGGGCTGCAAAAtggccaaaagggggggggacaggagGGGGCACCAGGGGAGGTACGGAAGccaggcgggtgggcaggcggggaCCTAGCCTGAGGCAAGGGCTGGACccaggggcagcagcagccccagacTTCACCAGGAAGGCCTCCAGCTctcgacaccccccccccacgtgTAGAGCTGCCCCTTCCCAGCCGCCAAGGGGAGGGAGCCAAGCCCTGGGCTGGAGCGCTGCTGGCCTGTCCCTGCAGGGTCCCAGGCTGGTGGGCGGCCTGTGTGCCTAAGGGCAGAGACGTGGCTTGCCCAGTACCGGCCAGCTCCAGAACCAAAGGCACGGCACtggggtggccctatggaaaggaggacggggctcctgcatctttaacagttgcatagaaaggggcatttcagcaagtgtccgtcgtatgcgtgcagcacctggcggaattccctcttcatcacatcagttaaagctgcaggagccctgcctagagtgaccagataccaaagagagcatacaattgacacctgctgaaattccctttttctctgcaactgttaaagagacaggagccttgtcctcccttccatagggCCACCTTAGGAGACTCCAGGCCCACCAGGAATGCTAGAGCCACTGCGGTGGGACGGCTCCCGTGTCagtccaccaccactaccaccacccggCTCACTGGAGCTGCACTTATGTATTCATAGCCCACCTTTCTACCCAACAACGGCACGCAAGACCCACCCGGCCCAGAGCCAGGGCCGAGGATTTGTGCAGGGCGAAGGGGAGCGGGTTAAGGGTCCTTAGCAGCCTCACCTGGGCTCACTTTGGGGATAACCACCATCCACAGCAGGGCCTGCAGCTTGGTCCCAGTCATCCCACCTGAGACTCTCCAGCTGCTGAGATTCAAGGCTGGACCAAATGTGATTGGGAAACACGCCCAGcacctgtcatagaatcatagaatagcagagttggaaggggctcacaaggccatctagtccaaccccctgctcaatgcaggaatccaccctaaagcatccctgacaggtggttgtccagctgcctcttgaaggcctctagtgtgggagagcccacaacctccctaggtaactggttccaatgtcgcactgctctaacagtcagaaagtttttcctgatgtccagccggaatctggcttcctttatcttgagcccgttattccgtgccctgcactctgggaggatcgagaagagatcctggccctcctctgtgtgacaaccttttaagtatttgaagagtgctctcatgtctcccctcaatcctctcttctccaggctaaacatgcccagttctttcagtctctcttcatagggctttgtttccagacccctgatcatcctggttgccctcttctgaacatgctccagcttgtctgcatccttcttgaattgtggagcccagaactggacacaatactctaaatgaggcctaaccagggccaaatagagaggaaccagtacctcacgtgatttggaagctatgtcTGGACTGCTCATACTGTTgtcgtcttattattattattattattattattattattattattattattattattttagtatataataatataataatagagcttcggctattgggtggtataaaaatgtaataaataaaataaatgaaataaataataataataataataataataataataataataattcctattcCTTCAAAGAACACCAGGCAATGTATGTGAttgttctctccattttatcctcacagcaaccctgtgaggtaggttagggtgaagCGACAGTGATTGACCAAGAGTCCCCCAGGCCGAGTGGGGGCTTGAACAGGCatctccctagtcccagtccaacactctaaccactacacaacactgccttccccctccctcctcctcctcctgggctctTAACAGCAGGCTGACAGCAGACCCACATGAAGGAAGCAAAGGTTTTCCTGGCACTGCAAGGGAGACCAAGCCATGCAGAGCAGAGATCGGGTCAGGCGTATTTTGCCCAGCCCCCCTCATCGGCGTTCTCTGCCCGGACCGACAAGCAACTCTCCAGCAAAGAGGGCGTCTCCCTTGCCCACCCATCGCCTGCCCGGGGCCCCTTGGAAATGGAGATGACACCCAGGGGCCAACCTGGGCCCTCCTACACGGCAAGCAGCCCCGCCGCCTCTGAgcgagggtccccccccccaaagcaccaCTTGCTGAATGTCTCTGCGATGAGTTGCaattaaaggcagaggagcagtGGCCCTTAAGAACAGTGGCAACTCTCCCTGCTCTGTCAGCTCAGGAGCAggcaaccatagaatcatagaatagcagagttggaaggggcctaaagcatccctgacaggtggttgtccagctgcctcttgaaggcctccagtgtgggagagcccacaacctccctaggtaactggttccattgtcgtgctgctctaacaatcaggaagtttttcctgatatccagctggaatctggcttcctttaacttgagcccgttcttccgtgtcctgcactctgggaggatcgagaagagatcctggctctcctctgtgtgacaaccttttaagtatttgaagagtgctatcacgtctctcctcaaccttctcttctccaggctaaacatgcccagttctttcagtctctcttcatagggctttgtttcctctgaactccctccagcttgtctgcgtccttcttgaattgtggagcccagaactctagatgaggcctaaccagggctgaatagagaggaaccagtacctcacgtgacttggaagctatacttctattaatgcagcccaaaatagcattggcctttcttgcagccacatcgcactgttggctcatattcagcttgcgatctacaaccattccaagatctttctcgtttgtggtattgctgagccaagtctcccccatcttgtaactgtgcctttggtttctctttcctagatgtagaacttggcatttatccctattaaatgtcattctgttgctttcagcccagaaGGCTGCGTCTGTCCTGCAAACACTTCCCTGTCCCCTTCAAAGGGCAAAGGCCATGggaaaagtcacacacacacaacgcccCCTACCTTGGCAACACAAGCGAGGGTGGGGAAGCCATGGACGCAGGATCTGGCCCTGAGAGCTCAGCTGAGAGTTCCTGGAGATCCTTTTAGAACTC contains:
- the LOC134399325 gene encoding hemoglobin subunit beta-like, which produces MVHWTAEEKQYIQGLWSKVDVASIGGEALATLLFVYPWTQRFFQDFGNLSSYAAISSNAKVKAHGKKVFNAFGEGVKHLDNIKETFAKLSELHCDKLHVDPENFRLLGDVLITLLAAHYGKEFNACYHAAFQKLVSVVSHALAHRYH